TTGCAGTGTTTGTCATCAGGGTGGAGCAGCATCTTTGCCATCTGCAGCTTCCTCCAGGTTTCTGCCAAACCCCAAATGCCTCTTCATTTATATGCCAGATAAGTGAGTAAAATTTCATAGCAAACAGGCACTTCATTAATCACCTGCTTTTACCATTCTGCTCACTCCTGGAAAGGAATTTGGGGTCTTGATAATGGCTCTGTTGTCCAGGCATGTGCCTCGAAGACTGATGCACCTGTCTCAGCAATGAAATAGCTTTGCAGAGAAATACGATCGCCTGCAAACCCAAGGCCCTACTGACAGCAGGACTCAGATAAGATAATCTTCCTATGCCACAGGGTAGGGGAACAATACTTGCATTATAGATTATAGCCACGCTCAAACAAAGAGgttattcttatttttcccctcttgatGAAcgcattttgtttaaaacaattatGGCTTTTTGAACAAGtttgctgctggggctgaggaaTAACTCCAAGCCCTGAGGAGAGCCTGAAGCTCCAGGGGCTTTCAtctgcctgccctggcagctcctggggggACACAACTCCCGGCCAGCAGCCgggctgtgctcctgctccGGCGGTGCTGGTTGCCAGCCTTTGTTAGAGCGGGCAAAGCGCGCGCCTGCCTGGCCGTGGGACATCCCCGGGCAGCTCCACACGGGCTCCCAGCCTTGGGACAGCTCTTCCGTGGCTGTGGGCACCCTCGTCCCTCCGCCCTGTTCCATGGGCACAAAGTGGGCATCCATGGCTCTGCTCACACCTTTGGCTTTGCACGGGGACATTTCAGTTCCCTGATGATGAGCACGTGGAGGATTAACGGCCGGTTGCTCATTTTGAGTGgtttctgctcctgctcagcatCTCAGAAGGCTGCCCTGGCACTGAGGGCAGCAGTTGGGAGCTCAAACAGATCATTTGCCACCTAGGACAGTGGTGTCTGCAGCGGGGGAAGAGGCGAGGGGGACACACAGAGGAGTATGGGGGGCCAGGGAGGATGGGGTGTGCAGTCTGTGCCTTTACTGCTGCCTTGTGCTCCAGCCAGACCACAGCCAGAGTTCAGACCTGGCAGACTGGGTATTCTCAGAGCTCACCAGGTTGCAGTGCTGTGCCAGAGCAGCCATTCTGGCCTGACACGCACtgccctctgccttccctccccttccagaTGGACCCAGTGCAGAAGGCAGTGATCAGCCATACCTTTGGTGTGCCCACCCCTCTCAAGAAGAAGCAGTTCATCTCCTGCAACATCTGCCACCTCCGCTTCAACTCTGCAGTAAGTGGAACCAGGGGCACTGGGCAGGCGAGTGGGGCTGGGGTCATTGGCTGAGCAGGAGCATCTCATGGcggggacagggcagggaccCAtcgtgccagcagcagctcctgctctcccttGTTCTTCAGCCACCCTAGCTGACATTGCCACCAACATCTCCCTGCTGGGGGGATCTGGGCCTGCCACCTCCTCTGGTTGCCAGGCTGgctccttctgctccctgtCGCTTTGTTTGGGtctgtttctgctgccttgGCCTCAGTGTTTACGCTTAAGCTGCTTTATGCACCCATGCAATTCCTGTCTGGTCCTTGGGAGCTGAGTATTGtctgccctgcctgggctgcccagagctctgctgtggcaggtggggttttgttttccccagccTTTTATTCTAAGTAAATCAatgcagggtgctgggagctTCCCTTGCCTCCCTGTGTGTCAGCACCCACCTGGGCACTGTaccctgcctgggctggctcTGAGCTGCCTCAGCAGAGCCCGGGGCTGGGCACTGCTCTGCCACCAGGATCTGCACTGCTGGGCTTCGCCGTCCTGCTCTGCAACCAAGTGGCTCGGGGCAAAGCATCACTTTCCTGTTCCAAGCTGCATCCCAGCTGGAAGCGCTGTGCTGGGACAGTTGGGCGTGCTGCCCTTGGGGACACCCTGTGCCCCTGTCCTTGCCCTTGTCCCCTGCAGTCAGGTCTGCGTGCTGGCCCGGCAGACCCTGGCACGCCAGGCGTGTTGCTGCGCGGAGCCGCAGCCGCGCCGTGACCCACTTAGGCAGCGCAGCCCCGTTATCTGGGGGGAGGTTATTTATTGTATTTGCTAATGAGGCCCCGTGCTCCAGACGGCCTTTCACTTTCCCACGTACCCGGCATCGCTGCACACCCTGGACACCATTCCCAGCCCTTGGAATGCCAcgggggagggaagggatgcctTTCCTACCAAGCACGGGAGGCATCAGCCAGCCTCTGAGAACGCTGTGCAAATTAATCCACCCTGCCCAGTGGTACAGTGTCTGAATTCATTTTGGATTTACTTTCTGTAAATTGCTGAACCGTGGTTGGTTTGGGGGACAATGAGGCATTGTCCCCAACTGTGCAGTACACAAATGTTCGGgtgattttcttttgtgtgcatttttatCAGTTCGGCACAGGAATGAACCCATCAACATGCGCTTCATTATTCAGCCCTCACTGGGGGAAAGGAGCCCATGAATGTAAATTGCGTGTTAGACACCCGTTGGGTTACAATGGGCGTCATGTCCTCCCCACCAATgtactgtttcattttatttgtataGCTAGCAATTTGTTGTATGTTCCTGAAGTCACAGATTTTGCctgaaagcttatttttaaagtgacttGATGCATTTAATCAGAGCAGGGTCCTTATCTCGGCCATGCAAGGCGGTGACGTCTTAGCAGAGTGATACTTCAACCGAGTGCGTTTGCGTGCAGAGCGACCCGgtgggaggaggaaagcagctttgtgctGCACCCCGCTAAAGCCACCACCTCTGAGGTGGCCCCAGTGGAGGGGGAATGTCACCAGGGCTGGTGGCTGCGCTGGAAACGTGTCTGAGTGGCCGCAGCCCAGGGCTGACCCCTTCACCCATCCTCCCGGTGTCCGTCAGTCCGGCCGCACTGACGCCGCCGTCCCCGTCTCTCCCTCCCTAGAACCAGGCAGAAGCTCATTACAAGGGCCACAAGCACGCGCGGAGGCTGAAAGCCATCGAGGCCATGAAGAACAAGCAGAAGGCAGCGGGGGCTTCACTGGTGGCCACGAGCCCAGACAGCGCAGCCGACTTCACCCCCAGCCCCGAGGGCAGCAGGGACCCTGGCAGCACAGGTACGGGGGGCAGGGCCGTGGGGGgtcccaccccagcagctgtgACACTGGTGTGAGCGGCCTGGCCAGTTCCCTGGGGCTGGTGttcacagccctgcccagtTGCAGCATCCTGAAGAGCCCAGTTAAATCCCAACCCGTGGCAGCCTCGTGTCCAAGCATCCTGCTGCGGTCAGCCGCTGCTCAGGCTGAGAAGCCTGTgattgctgcagcagaaacaccaCCAGGAGAGTTAATAAATGAGCTTTTGTGTTctgctggggtccccagcatgGCAGGGAAGGTGGGAATCCAGCTCAGGAGCCTAGGGGGAGCCTGGCCCCATGTGTCCCTGCAGCAATGGGGGGGAAACACTGGGTTCTCCCCCATGATTTGGTGTCTCTGGgtgagagcagctgcagggggggACAGCATTCCCTGCCTGGGCCTCAAGGAAGGCTCACAcatccccccagctctgcccttgctTAGGGATGGGGCCAATGGGACCCAGATCCCCCTGGACTGGGACAGCACTGGAGCTCACCCAGGCTTTTGTGCTGAGCCTGCCTGCCATGAGCTGCAGATAAAAGAGGGAATGGGAGAGATCTTGAGAACAGCCATCCTCAGCAGGGATGAATGTGAGAAGACAGTGCCCGCAATGGTCTCCAGGAGGATGTGGGTGCTCTCTGAAATCCAGAAAACCTGTTCAGGCACAGAGAACTTTCCTGTTctgtctgtttctttctcttttccctcttttcctttccctcctgccagctcAAGCCAATggtctgcaggagctggagggtgAGGGCAGCAGCCGGGGGCTGACACCCAGCGCCGAGGAGCCGCCCATGGAGCTGCCGGGCAGCGCCGCCCCCCTGGGATCCCCGCCGGCCTCCGAGATCTCCGAGGGCACCTCAGATGCCACCAGCGTCACCTCCTCGGCCGCGCCAACAGCCGAGGTGCAGGCAGCCGAGTcgggcagcagtgccagctcagCCCCCGAGGGcgagaaggaggggaagaagagcaAACAGCACCTGTACTGTCCCACCTGCAAAGTCACTGTCAACTCCCTGTCCCAGCTGGAGGCTCATAACACCGGTAAGAGCATCGAGGGGCGGGGGATGGGCCCCttgcagctccttctgcagggAAATGGCCAGCGTTAATGAAAGTTGCTTTAATTAAAACGAGTTAGTTAAGGTGGCTTACAGAGATAAGTGGTGGTGTTTTACCTGTGCCTCAGCTTATGGAGCAAGTTTTAGCAAGGTCAAATGCTCTTATTGTTCATCTCTCCTAAAGACAATTTCAGATACATTTAATGAAGTGGTTGGAGGCTACAGCAGGTCGGTGTTAagctggcagcagtgccagtGCCTCTCTTGGACCTGGGATAATACTTCCAAAAGCAGCTCGGGGCTTAGGGCTCAAGGCAGCTTTGGGAAGCCACTTGGGAATGTAACAAGCTTCAGAGCCCCGCAGTGGCTGCAATGGGGAagaaggggcagggggggcagacCCTGTGGGACAGTCGTGGTGGGGCAGCCCCAGTGCAGGGGATTCCCAGCAGGTCTGTGGGTCCTGCGgtgccagcacccagctcacCTCTTTCTCTGGCGGGCACCCCAGGTTTAGAGGGAAGGGTCTTCTCTCCCCCAGTTCAGGAAGAACTAGGaaccagttccctcagcccccACTGcccgccagcagcagcagctgtgcacaCGGGTTGGCTCAGGACACCACTGCGGCTTAGCTGCAGACGTGTCCTTTTGCTTTTGTCAGCTCCTGTTACAAATTTAGGAGCTGATTTGGggagaaagaacaaacaaacaaaatgtttgcagCTTGCTCTCCTCCGTGGCTGTCACACGCTCTCAGGCTCCTTGCTTAACACCTTAAAAAATAGAATGAATTAGCAGTGGCTTAAATTACTTGTCCCTTGCCCCGTGCCGCCGTCGCGGcgctggcaggggcaggacagAGCACCCTGTCCCCAGGTGTGCTGAGATTTTGGatccctccttcctgccccGTGGCCCCGCTGAGCTATTCCTGGTTCTGCGGCTGAATCCTGTCTGACCTTGGGAGCAGCCCCGATGCTGCAGCTCTGCGGGCTGTGCTAACGCCCGGGGACAGGGGACAGGCTCCAGCACACCCTTAAAATAGCAGTTTCTCCGAAGGTCTGGCACATGGAGCAAGGGAGTCTTTGGGAAGCCGAGCATTTCTGGTCTGCCTGTGGAACACAGCTGGCCACGAGAGCCTGGCAGGGCTTGGGCATGGGCCGTGGTGTCCCCGGCAGGAGGCCAGGCTCCCAGGCAGCTCCTTgtcccctctgcctgcaggtgctgctgggcacagggaggTGGGGGACCAGGGTCCTGCGGGATGGGGGGATGCACAGTGCTGCTGGGTGGGCTGCCTGGGGGGCTGCCATGCTGCTCAGCACGGGGCTGGGTTTGTTTGCAAAGTCCATGTGTGCCGAgtgtcccctctgcccccccagGTGCCAAGCACAAGTCCATGCTGGAAGGTCATGGCACCCagctgcggcggggccggggcaaGCTCCTCTCCCGGCCGGGCCACAAGTCCAAGCGGATCGGCAACAAGGGCAGCATCAACATCCAGAACAAGGCGTTCCACTGCCAAGTGTGCGAGATCTACGTGAACTCAGAGACCCAGCTCAAACAGGTGATGATGCCAGTCCCTGGGATGATGGCACATGCCTTGCCCTGGGAACACAGGTGTGTGGGTGCGCAGATTCCTCTGCACAGGCACTGGGGCTCAGAGGTGGGCACCTGGCAGTCCCCCATGAGAAGGTGATGGGCATTCCCCATGGGCCCAAACCACCCAGT
This genomic stretch from Apus apus isolate bApuApu2 chromosome 25, bApuApu2.pri.cur, whole genome shotgun sequence harbors:
- the ZNF385C gene encoding zinc finger protein 385C isoform X3; this encodes MLQTAAEPGGWAGPSGHSSPLLASLPIPGRPLHPPLDIKHFLTFRLNGTSPLNLFPNFNTMDPVQKAVISHTFGVPTPLKKKQFISCNICHLRFNSANQAEAHYKGHKHARRLKAIEAMKNKQKAAGASLVATSPDSAADFTPSPEGSRDPGSTAQANGLQELEGEGSSRGLTPSAEEPPMELPGSAAPLGSPPASEISEGTSDATSVTSSAAPTAEVQAAESGSSASSAPEGEKEGKKSKQHLYCPTCKVTVNSLSQLEAHNTGAKHKSMLEGHGTQLRRGRGKLLSRPGHKSKRIGNKGSINIQNKAFHCQVCEIYVNSETQLKQHMSSRRHKDRLAGKPPKPKYSPYNKLQKNAALAVSILKSKLALQKHLTKTLATRFLPSPLTAAAVCAMPGPLALRPAAATTLFQAPILGPALFRTPPAHVRTTPGPIVFAPY
- the ZNF385C gene encoding zinc finger protein 385C isoform X1, producing MLQTAAEPGGWAGMKRPLSPSHSPESGVRLVEMGSCPPSQPEQRMKREKKHQSFTLCEVCNIQLNSAAQAQIHYNGKSHQKRLKQLNKGKMPVAQGPSGHSSPLLASLPIPGRPLHPPLDIKHFLTFRLNGTSPLNLFPNFNTMDPVQKAVISHTFGVPTPLKKKQFISCNICHLRFNSANQAEAHYKGHKHARRLKAIEAMKNKQKAAGASLVATSPDSAADFTPSPEGSRDPGSTAQANGLQELEGEGSSRGLTPSAEEPPMELPGSAAPLGSPPASEISEGTSDATSVTSSAAPTAEVQAAESGSSASSAPEGEKEGKKSKQHLYCPTCKVTVNSLSQLEAHNTGAKHKSMLEGHGTQLRRGRGKLLSRPGHKSKRIGNKGSINIQNKAFHCQVCEIYVNSETQLKQHMSSRRHKDRLAGKPPKPKYSPYNKLQKNAALASKLALQKHLTKTLATRFLPSPLTAAAVCAMPGPLALRPAAATTLFQAPILGPALFRTPPAHVRTTPGPIVFAPY
- the ZNF385C gene encoding zinc finger protein 385C isoform X2; translated protein: MKRPLSPSHSPESGVRLVEMGSCPPSQPEQRMKREKKHQSFTLCEVCNIQLNSAAQAQIHYNGKSHQKRLKQLNKGKMPVAQGPSGHSSPLLASLPIPGRPLHPPLDIKHFLTFRLNGTSPLNLFPNFNTMDPVQKAVISHTFGVPTPLKKKQFISCNICHLRFNSANQAEAHYKGHKHARRLKAIEAMKNKQKAAGASLVATSPDSAADFTPSPEGSRDPGSTAQANGLQELEGEGSSRGLTPSAEEPPMELPGSAAPLGSPPASEISEGTSDATSVTSSAAPTAEVQAAESGSSASSAPEGEKEGKKSKQHLYCPTCKVTVNSLSQLEAHNTGAKHKSMLEGHGTQLRRGRGKLLSRPGHKSKRIGNKGSINIQNKAFHCQVCEIYVNSETQLKQHMSSRRHKDRLAGKPPKPKYSPYNKLQKNAALAVSILKSKLALQKHLTKTLATRFLPSPLTAAAVCAMPGPLALRPAAATTLFQAPILGPALFRTPPAHVRTTPGPIVFAPY
- the ZNF385C gene encoding zinc finger protein 385C isoform X4; protein product: MLLGPSGHSSPLLASLPIPGRPLHPPLDIKHFLTFRLNGTSPLNLFPNFNTMDPVQKAVISHTFGVPTPLKKKQFISCNICHLRFNSANQAEAHYKGHKHARRLKAIEAMKNKQKAAGASLVATSPDSAADFTPSPEGSRDPGSTAQANGLQELEGEGSSRGLTPSAEEPPMELPGSAAPLGSPPASEISEGTSDATSVTSSAAPTAEVQAAESGSSASSAPEGEKEGKKSKQHLYCPTCKVTVNSLSQLEAHNTGAKHKSMLEGHGTQLRRGRGKLLSRPGHKSKRIGNKGSINIQNKAFHCQVCEIYVNSETQLKQHMSSRRHKDRLAGKPPKPKYSPYNKLQKNAALAVSILKSKLALQKHLTKTLATRFLPSPLTAAAVCAMPGPLALRPAAATTLFQAPILGPALFRTPPAHVRTTPGPIVFAPY